GCCTTGCTGCTATCTGGACTTTGGGACACTGACCACAAGCCTTTAGGGCCAGTCCTTCAGACACTTCAGGCCACTTTGGGCACTGACCCAACTCCAACTTGCTTGGGTTGTCAAGGACCGTGCAATGCTCACCTCCAAGAACATCGGGACACCTCCAAATCCTCTTTCTGACAATCAGACCTCGCCCAGAGAAGTGACATCACACCTCAGTGCAAGTAAAGACCCAAAATGCCCTGGATATCAAAACCTTCAAATCAAGAGGGGAACTGAGAAACCCAAAGAGCACAACCAGTGTGAAAGACAAGGTTTCATATCAGGCTTTGCCAGATGGGAGAAAtgagaggaaggagggaatgCAATGGAAGGGGCaatgttggggttcctcccccatGGCCTGGAGTCTTGGGGAAGGGGGACCCTCAGGtagaggcacggggtttccctactccctggtcaaactcgttccccattggttgttttgtgttcccctgcacaggGAAGGACCCTGCTGGTCTCGTGATTGCCGGAGTTCTTCCGCAGGACGCCGGCCATCCAGCTGGAGAACAAAGATCTCTAAAACATCTATCAAAAATCAGTCCCGAATTTTTTCCACGGGCCTCACTGTCCTACACATGTTGCAgaaatccccgctgcaacaaaTGGTATGGATTGCAGGCATAACCATTCTCTGGAGTCAGCAACTGTGAAACAATCAAGATTTTGAAGATCCCCAAAAATTCGTGAGTGAAGAAACTTTCTGGATCtctcttcttgcttttgttttgctgttccataaactatggaggaactgtggaCAAACTCGAGGCTCTCCGAGCTCCATcgggacatttatcttaaacttgaaaagattcttgaacaatgatatgtaaattttagcttaattcaagctccaAAAGAACTGACACACTTCCTTGCACGGTTGTTTCAAaactttttctacatttcttgggacttgattcttaccaaagactttggGAAGaatgtttggacacagttaatttctgagtcaaaatatatgcctaTGGAAGAATATTTCCGTGAATATTACTTAATTACAGAGACTGTTGAACAATATCATCTGCGTCCTTCCAAAGGTAAACGTGCCTCAGGGACCACGAGACTGAGGCCACGTGCGTCGagtgctctgcgagcagcagcaaGACAGTTCCTGTACGTGGGCAGAGCGGCGCGAGCCGTGGTGTTGGCAGTGGAACCAGGCGTGGCGGGAGCGGCGCGACCCGGCATTGGCCGCCTGGCCCCACGCCACgtgtggtggagcgagccccgtgaacatCCGGCCAAGAGGGGCGACGTGCAGGCGGTGGCCAGCGGTGATGGCGGCAGAGCAGAGCCACGAAAAGCCCAGGCTCACGCCACGACAGAGCCATTTGCAGGGCACGGCGGGGCCACCGCACAGGGGCCTGGCCAAAACGTTGGCATGGCACCaggcaggcacagcacagctgtgaccaGAAGTGGTGGCACCAGCTGTGTGTAaggagctgagcagcacagccccacccGGCCCACGTGGCCCCAAAAAGTCAAAACCCCACGGTGAGAGCGCACAGGCACAAGCGGCCCCGACGGCCCCAATGCAGGAGCGAGCAAAAGCGAAAGTGAAAGCAAGAacacagcaagacagaaaacagcaccaacacggaaaaaagaaaaaaatcgtcgtagctaaggttttaggaatagtaaaatggtatcatgacaaacaaaattatggttttataataAGATGTGGCAACAAGGAAGACGTATTCGTTCGTTGTACTGCCATTATGAagaataaccccaaaaaatatATCCCAAGCTTAGGAGACGGAGAAGTGATAGAGTTCAGGATTATTCAAGGAAGGAAAGGcctgcaagcagcaaatgttaccgGGCCTagtggtgtttctgtaaaaggcagtatatatgctgcAAATCGTAGTCATGTCAGACAATATCCCCATTAAAAGCAGCCCATACAGTCTCCCTCTCCCAATCctacctttcccttttatcctataTCCTTTTATCGCCAGTGTATTCACAATCCATTTTTCCACCCATGGTTTCCCCTCATAAAACCCTACCTTTACCAATTGCtctcccaaaaatccctttccaatgccgagtgggggatgaaagggggggtgggaagaattaactattgttgtttagcgttccaacaggtacaaatagaagaaaccctctcctccctcagtttccccacaaagcacgctcagagagtcctgtctcccttctgccaGCCCTAAGATGCTCCAGAGAAAAAATCTATTTGGACATTTAGAGACTCAGGAGGGTTGCTTGTTTCCTTATGAAACTCTTCTTGTTAtcttatgtttatccagttgttttcaatgttatgTTTTACATCTCTTTCAGTTAAAACAAAAGGGTGAAGTGTTGGgattcctcctccctgccatgtggtcctgcaCGAGGGGACCCTGAAGTAGAAGCATGACCTACAGGGTTTCCCCACTCCCTGGTCAATCCTGTTCCCCattgattgttttgtttttccctgctgGGGGAAGACCCTGctggtcccgtgattgccgGAGTTCTTCGGCAGGAcgccggccatgtggctggagaataaaaatctctgaaaaacatctaccaagaatccgtCCCAAAttttttccacgggcctcgctGTCCTACACATGTTGcagaaatccccactgcaacagggcAGCACCTCCTACATGGAGCAGCTGcaaagcccagagcagcctgtcAGGCCTCAGAGAAACTGGGGACAACTCCTCACAACACACCCACAAACCACAACACACCAGTACCACAGGATGACCTAAATGATGACACCCCACCTATCCTAAGTTTACGTCACGTCTTCAGCCTGCCCTGACATGAACCTTCGACAGCACAATTTGGTCCCTAATATTCAcaattaaaagaattaaaagctGCCGCCAAGATCAGATGGACACGGCCTCAAGAGAAGGacgtggaatcacagaatttacAAAGATACCCCGGAACCGTGACAGAGGAGGTAAGAGGATCACACTGACTGTCCGTTAGTAATCACTGGGTTTTGCTCAGAGGAACACAATACAAGCATTTATAGAATATAAGTTACGAAACCTTACGGCCTGAATGCGGAATAAGGGAATTGACCTCACAGCCCCAGCAAAAAGGGATCAGGCCCTGATTTGTTGTTTGCTTACTGGATTTCCTAACCAGGTCAAGGAACACACTTTAAATGACAGAGTTCATTGACATGTCAATTTGAGAAATACAAACGGACAAAAACATTGCAACAAGTTCAGCCCAACCAACCTCTCGTTTTCCAGATCCTCTCTATCTGGATCCCATTCAAGGCACAAGGCCATGAGCTCTCTTTCATCCATCAGGAACTACTCCCAGGAACCAGGAGCTTTCCAAGCTCTTCCAGAGGGACCTCTCCAGGAcatcagcagctccctcagcattCCTGGGTGCTTCATGGACATCAAGAGGCACAGAACAGGGGCCCAGTATTCACAAGACCACCACAAACCACAGCACATGAGGGCCAAATTATGACCTCACTGATGACACCGCGGCTCTCCTGAGCCCTGGTTGTTTACTAAGTCCTCCCTTACACACACTGAACAATCATATCCACCTAAATACCAGCTTATTAAAGTTGCCGCCAAGGTCAGATGGACACGGCATCAAGAGCAGGACATGAAACTGCAGAACTGCATGAAGGAAACCATTTCCTACCTCATGACTTGCAAGGTTGGGCCAGgcaagagctgctgcctgaaaaCTGCCCCAAGGCCATGGGACAAGGCTGTCCCACCCCCTCCACGACCAGCATAAAAGCCGGCCCCAGCACCTCTGTCCTTCACACACTTCTCCTCAAGCCTTCTCcaactcctcctcctgctgacAAACAGGTGAGCCTCAAGACCCTGACCCTCCTGATCCTCCCACCCTGGCCCCTCTCTTCCAGCAcgctcagccccagcctcagcagccctcacGCCTCCCCAAAGCCCCACAACAGCCTCCATACTCCCTCATCCTCCTGCGTCActgcccctcacacccccacacccctgacctgcctcactcccctctctcttccagggaccctccacaccacacccatggcctgctacaaccgctgccagccctgcggacccaccccgctggccaacagctgcaacgagccctgtgccctgcaatgccaggactccCACGTTGTCATCAACCCTTCCCCTGTGCTGGTCACCCTGCCGGGACCCATcatgacctccttcccccagaacaccgcTGTCGGATCCACCTCCTCGGCTGCTGTCGGTAGTGAActcagtgcccagggacagcccatctctggtggatttggtggctttggctacGGCCTTGGCTACAGCCATGGATTTGGCTATGGgctgggaggcctgggctgCTATGGCAGAAGGGGTGGCTACATCTGCTAAGGGCCCTCAGCAACCGGACACCAACCACCCACTCCCTGGAACACATCTCAGGCATTGAGGACGCCTCTCTGGGCCAAGGCCCTCAAACGGGCTCAgcacttccagctcctgctctcaggGCACCAAGTGAGGCAGCAGCCAtcaggcccagcccaggctgcctgcaaaCATCACCttctgcctccttttcttctcctactCCCTACTCTTCATCACCCCTTCCGCTCTCTCCCATCCCTCTGCTGCAAACCCCTTCTCCCAAGCCAGACACCATTGGGCACCTCTGCTGGCCTCTTCCCACTCCAGGGCAGGAAGGCCTTGATGCTCTGGCCAAACCTACTGCAAGCAAAGCGCTTCGGCTGACGGTCGCCCTGATTGCACCTCACACCAGCTCCCTTCCAGTGGATGCTGCTCGTGACCTTTCACTGTTCTTTTTCCGCAATAAAATTCTCTTGCCTTGCAACCTGAGACGTCTCCTTTAACTTCTTCCTGACAAAGGTGTGCCAACCACACTTGGCACAAATCCATGTTTCCACAAGCCATTTGTGGAGGGTGCAAATTGCAGCAACACCTATCTTAGGAATCGCTTCTGCAGGTCCACTACCCACTAGGACACATTGGCACACTGTGCATCACACAGAAGCACTTCGGTTGCTTCAACACAGGCCTGGACACACTCATGCAGGTCTGTCCTTGACTCTGACACAAGCCTCTCATGGGGAGGTGTGTTCATTTTGACTGGACACCAGTTGCTCCAGACCCTCAGCATCTTCCAGGCCCATCAATAAATCCACTTGAGCAGCTCCATGTCTTCCCGATTTTCACATCTCAGAGTTGAACTCACATCTCCAGTCtacccagagcagagcagaggagcagaaaccCCCTCTCACCAGATGCCCACACCATGGGCATGTGCCCAGGACACAGGGAGTTTCTGGTCAGTGCATTCACCTGGCTGGGCATGTCCAGTTCTTCATCCACCAACACCCCAAGTCTttctcctctgggctgctctcaaCCCCCTCATTGTCCAGCCTACAGCCATGTTTGGCATTGTTCCAAACCAGATGCAGCTGCTTGCACCTGGCCTCGTTCAGCTTCATGAGACTGACAATATCCCACATCTCCAGcctgttccagcccctctggatgtcatcccttccctccagacAACCAACCACACCGCTCAGCTTGCTGTGCTCCATGGTTTTTCTGATCATCCCACTCAATCCCAGCATCCAGATCTCTGACAATGATGCAAAATTATAATGATCCCAGGGAGTCTCTGATGGTCACCACTCATCCCTGTTCTCTGCACAGGGACATGGAGCCATTCACCACAACTCTTTGAGTGAGACCATCCTGACCATTCCTTATCCCCCAAATAGCCCTATTAATATCCACATCGCTCCACGTTACAGACAAGGATGTTGTCTGGAACAGGAATAAAGGACTTGAAGAAGTCCAGGCACAGGATACTGCTCCCTCTTCCCTCATCCACCCATGCTGGAACCAATACCAACTCAACAAAACTGCTGCCACGGTAAGATGGGCACAGCTTCAAGAGAAGGACATGGAATTGCAGAGTTCTGGGGGGCAAAACACTCCCAAGCTCATGACtcaccaggctgtgccaggcaaGGGCAGCTAACGTGAAAAATGCCCCAATGTCATGGGCAACGGCTGTCCCAAACCTTCCGCCCTGGATCATCCTCAAGGCTGTTCTCTGGATATCCTCCAGCAGAGTCTTGTCTTCCTAATTCTCACCAAGCCAGAGATAAACAGAGTTCTCCAGtatcaccagagcagagcagaggggcagaatctgCTGCACCTGGATTGGAGCAATGCCAAACCTGCAGGATACAGGCTCAGTGATGAGGGGATCGAGCCCAAGGAGGAGCACATGGGGTGTTGGTGGATGAAGAACTGCACATGGCCCGCCATATGAATATGCCAAACAGAAAACCCCCTGTGTCCTGGGCTCATCCCCACAGCAGGTGGGGCAGCAGTTGAAGGGGgaattctgctcctctgctccaagCTGGGGAGACTGAAGTtgtgtgtccagctctgggaactGAAAACAGTGAAGACATGTTCAAGCAGAGCTGAGAATGGGCTCAGAAGATGATGAGGGTCAGGAGCAACCTGTGTCCAGACAAATGGAACACACTTGCCCTGACAAGATTGTGCCAGAGGCAGAGATGGACCTGCATTAGTGTATCCAGGTCTATGTTTCAATAGCTGAAGGGTTTGTGTGATGAAATGGAAGAACAGACTGTGGCAGTGGGTAGTGGAACTGAAGAAATAATACCTAAGAGAGCTCTTGGTACACTTTTTCACGCACCCCAGTGGCCTCTACAACCCTGGCTTAGTGCTGAGTAAGATTGGAAGAGGCTTgggacaagaaagaaaaaggactcATCTGAGGCTGCAATGCAGGAAAACTTTATTGAGGTAGAAGAGCGAAAAGTCCCGAGAAGCCAGTGGAAGAGAGCTGGTCTGAGGTGCAAGTAGAGTGACCATCTGCTGAGGAGCTTTGCTTGGAGGTTTGGCCAGAGCATCAAGGCCTTCCTGCCTCACAGTGGGAGCAACCCAAAGGAGGTACCCAATGGTCTCTGGCTTGGGAGAAGGGGtttgcagcagaggagactggACTGAGCCAAAGGGTGATGCAGAGCAAGGAGTGGGAGAAGAGGTGAACACAAATGGGCCATGTTTGCAGGCAGACCGGGAAgaccccttccctgctgccttgcTTGGTGGcctgagagcaggagctggaagcacTGAGCCCGTTTGAGAGCCTTGTCCCAGAGAAGCGGCCTCAATGCCTGAGATGTGTTCCAGGGAGTGGATGGCTGGTGTCAGGGGTGGTGCCAAGGGTCCTTAGCAGATGTAGCCACCCCTTCTGCCATAGcagcccaggcctcccagcCCATAGCCAAATCCACGGCCATAGCCAAGGCCatagccaaagccaccaaatccacccgagatgggctgtccctgcacactGAGTTCACTACCGACAGCAGCCGAGGAGGTGGATCCGACGgcggtgttctgggggaaggaggtcatgatgggtcctggcagggtgacCAGCACAGGGGAAGGCTGGATGACAACACGggagtcctggcattgcagggcacagggctcgttgcagctgttggccagcggggtgggtccgcagggctggcagcggttGTAGCAGGACATGGGTGTGGTGTGGAGggtccctggaagagagaggggagtgaggcagggcaggggtgtgggggtgggaggggcGGTGACAcaggagggtgagggagtgTGGAGTctgttgtggggctgtggggaggcgtgagggctgctgaggctggggctgagggtgCTGGAAGACAGGTGCCAGGGATGCAGGTTCAGGAGAATCAGGGACTTGAGACTCACCTGGTtgtcagcaggagaaggaggagaaggtgtCAGGAGAggtgtgtgagggagagaggcgCTGGGTCGGTTTTTATGCTGGTCCTGGAGGGGCAGGACAGCCTTGTCCCATGGCCTTGGGGCAttttgcaggcagcagctcatgTGTGGCCCAACCTTGCAAGTCACGAGCTGGGGAATGTTTTCATTCACGTAATACTGCAATTCTATGTCCTGCCCCTGAGGCTGTGTCCATCGGACCTGGGCGGCAACTTTAAGAAGTTGATATTTGGGTGGATTTGATTCTTCAACTTGTGCCA
This window of the Corvus hawaiiensis isolate bCorHaw1 chromosome 26, bCorHaw1.pri.cur, whole genome shotgun sequence genome carries:
- the LOC125317368 gene encoding feather beta keratin-like, whose protein sequence is MSCYNRCQPCGPTPLANSCNEPCALQCQDSRVVIQPSPVLVTLPGPIMTSFPQNTAVGSTSSAAVGSELSVQGQPISGGFGGFGYGLGYGRGFGYGLGGLGCYGRRGGYIC